Proteins encoded within one genomic window of Desulfonatronospira thiodismutans ASO3-1:
- a CDS encoding IS66 family transposase, with translation MSELKSWAWAQLEEKKVEPNSGLGKALAYMQKHWDPLTLFLREPGAPLDNNICERALKKAIQHRKNSLFYRTLRGARIGDLFMSFIHTCQLNKVNSFDYLTQLQKNIEEALAAPQKWMPWNYRENLPNE, from the coding sequence ATGAGCGAACTCAAGTCCTGGGCCTGGGCCCAGCTGGAGGAGAAAAAAGTAGAGCCCAATTCAGGATTGGGCAAAGCCCTGGCTTACATGCAAAAACACTGGGATCCTCTGACTCTTTTTTTGAGAGAACCAGGTGCTCCCCTGGACAACAATATCTGCGAACGTGCCCTGAAAAAAGCCATCCAGCACCGGAAGAATTCTTTATTTTACCGCACCCTGCGCGGGGCCAGGATCGGCGATCTGTTCATGAGCTTCATTCATACCTGTCAGCTTAACAAAGTGAACTCCTTTGACTACCTGACCCAGCTTCAGAAAAACATAGAAGAGGCCCTCGCGGCTCCACAAAAATGGATGCCCTGGAACTATCGAGAAAACCTCCCCAACGAATAA
- a CDS encoding IS66 family transposase → MKKKVQSIDLDQEQIDALLQRASKNELEETDLDIIKALVQAIQLLHQAVDDKAASIKRLLRTIFGASSETKKKLFQEDDQQNKDQKSSQDPVQKPPDEKPPKGHGRNGKDDYTGAAKCIYPHQTLKPGDICPLCGQGKVYPIKPKFRIRITATAPLTAKIHELKSLRCNCCLEVFTADPPEDIGEKKYDEPARSMIAILKYGSGFPFHRLEKLQESLGIPLPAATQWDLVEQTGTQLLPVYDELIRQAAQGEVVHNDDTNMKIQQLIKENKEAGPKRKGMFTTGIVSVLQGRHIALFATGRQHAGENLEEILKKRDHNLPPPIHMCDALAPKHSQGLTDHFSQLPDPWADATLSISWTIFPDECRYVH, encoded by the coding sequence GTGAAAAAGAAAGTCCAATCCATCGATCTGGACCAAGAGCAGATCGACGCCCTTTTACAGCGCGCATCAAAAAACGAGCTGGAAGAGACAGATCTGGATATCATCAAAGCCTTGGTCCAAGCCATCCAGCTTTTGCATCAGGCTGTGGACGATAAAGCTGCCTCCATCAAGCGTCTCCTGCGCACGATCTTTGGCGCTTCTTCAGAGACAAAAAAGAAACTGTTCCAGGAGGATGACCAGCAAAACAAGGACCAGAAGAGTAGTCAAGATCCTGTACAAAAGCCTCCTGATGAAAAACCACCCAAGGGACACGGCCGAAACGGAAAAGACGACTATACCGGGGCTGCAAAATGCATATACCCTCACCAAACCCTGAAGCCGGGCGATATCTGCCCCTTGTGCGGTCAAGGAAAAGTCTATCCCATAAAACCGAAGTTCCGCATTCGGATTACAGCCACAGCTCCACTTACAGCCAAGATCCATGAGCTTAAGAGCCTTCGCTGTAACTGCTGTCTCGAGGTGTTCACCGCAGATCCTCCAGAAGACATTGGAGAAAAAAAATACGACGAACCTGCCCGGAGCATGATCGCCATCTTGAAGTACGGGAGCGGGTTTCCTTTTCATCGCTTGGAAAAGCTCCAGGAATCTCTGGGCATACCCCTGCCGGCCGCAACACAATGGGATCTGGTCGAACAAACTGGAACACAGCTTCTTCCTGTGTATGATGAACTCATCCGCCAAGCGGCTCAAGGTGAGGTCGTGCATAACGACGACACCAACATGAAAATCCAGCAGCTTATCAAGGAGAACAAGGAAGCCGGGCCGAAAAGAAAAGGCATGTTCACCACCGGGATTGTCTCTGTACTTCAGGGACGCCATATTGCTCTCTTTGCCACCGGCAGACAGCATGCGGGGGAGAATCTGGAGGAGATTCTCAAAAAAAGAGACCACAACCTGCCCCCGCCAATACACATGTGTGATGCCCTGGCCCCGAAACATTCCCAAGGGCTTACAGATCATTTTAGCCAATTGCCTGACCCATGGGCAGACGCAACTTTGTCGATATCCTGGACAATTTTCCCTGATGAGTGCCGGTATGTTCATTGA
- a CDS encoding Druantia anti-phage system protein DruA: MQTILRYRGRDITEEDVRFIRQLIFEHPGDSRWALSKKLCTAWNWVQQNGQLKDMVCRGLMLALHRQGHIILPPAQKVTATGYNRKEPVSVQVDQTPLTSSLKDITPLEFRQVRKTPFEGLFSSLLKEHHYLGYTQPVGEHLKYLVFANKQPIACLSWSSAPRHIGVRDNFIGWTQKDREKNLFLIAYNSRFLILPWIQVSCLASHILAQMTKIVQRDWESIYKHPIYYLETFVDQERFKGTCYFAANWLYLGQTTGRGKNDHTGKANRSLKAVLGYPLTRDFRKRLRGLNR; this comes from the coding sequence ATGCAAACGATACTGAGATACAGGGGCAGGGACATCACAGAAGAAGATGTCCGGTTCATCAGACAGCTCATTTTCGAGCATCCTGGAGACAGCCGGTGGGCCTTGTCCAAAAAGCTCTGCACAGCATGGAACTGGGTCCAGCAAAACGGCCAACTCAAGGACATGGTCTGCAGGGGGCTCATGCTGGCCCTGCACAGACAGGGGCACATAATTCTTCCGCCGGCACAAAAAGTAACTGCCACTGGGTACAATCGCAAAGAACCAGTCTCGGTTCAGGTGGATCAAACCCCACTTACATCTTCACTCAAGGACATCACCCCTCTTGAGTTTCGACAGGTGCGCAAGACACCTTTTGAGGGCCTGTTTTCCAGCCTCCTCAAGGAGCATCATTATCTGGGCTACACCCAGCCTGTGGGCGAGCACCTCAAGTACCTGGTCTTTGCAAACAAGCAGCCCATAGCCTGTCTTTCCTGGTCTTCAGCTCCAAGGCATATCGGCGTCCGGGACAATTTCATCGGCTGGACCCAAAAAGACAGGGAAAAGAATCTCTTTCTTATTGCCTACAACAGCAGGTTCCTCATCCTGCCCTGGATCCAGGTCTCCTGCTTGGCCTCCCATATCCTGGCCCAAATGACCAAGATTGTGCAAAGGGACTGGGAGAGCATCTACAAGCATCCGATATATTACCTGGAAACCTTTGTTGATCAAGAGCGCTTCAAAGGAACCTGTTATTTTGCAGCCAACTGGCTCTATCTCGGGCAGACTACAGGCCGGGGCAAAAACGACCACACAGGCAAAGCAAACCGTTCACTCAAGGCTGTCCTGGGCTATCCCCTGACCCGAGACTTTCGGAAGCGATTGCGGGGGCTCAACCGGTGA
- the tnpB gene encoding IS66 family insertion sequence element accessory protein TnpB (TnpB, as the term is used for proteins encoded by IS66 family insertion elements, is considered an accessory protein, since TnpC, encoded by a neighboring gene, is a DDE family transposase.) yields MIQLTPQMRILVAVEPVDFRKGIDGLTKICRQRIKSDPFSGCVFVFCNKKKTAIKIITYDGQGFWMCQKRLSQGRFQWWPDKSQSGICPLAVHELQLLIWNGNPQNAQVAPQWRKILTEF; encoded by the coding sequence ATGATTCAGCTCACTCCCCAGATGCGCATCCTTGTAGCTGTGGAGCCTGTTGATTTCAGAAAAGGGATCGACGGGCTGACAAAAATCTGCCGGCAGAGGATCAAATCAGATCCCTTTTCAGGCTGCGTCTTTGTATTTTGCAACAAAAAGAAAACAGCCATCAAGATAATCACCTACGATGGCCAAGGCTTCTGGATGTGCCAGAAGCGATTATCCCAAGGCAGGTTTCAGTGGTGGCCTGATAAAAGCCAGAGTGGCATTTGTCCTCTGGCAGTCCATGAGCTGCAGCTTTTGATCTGGAACGGCAATCCTCAAAATGCGCAGGTTGCACCACAATGGAGAAAAATTCTCACGGAATTTTAA